In the genome of Aphanothece sacrum FPU1, the window TTTTATAGATCTAAACCGTCATAATGTCCTTTTCTTTAAGGGCTAATAATTCATCAACTTTGGCTGTGAATTTGTCAGTAATTTTTTGAATTCCATCCTGTAAATCTCTAGATTCATCCTCAGAAATATCGCTATTTTTTTCCTGTTTACGGACATCATCGATCGCATCTCGACGAATATTCCTAATAGCCACTTTTCCTTCTTCGGCTAATTTGCTGGCTAATTTAACCAATTGTTTACGCCGTTCTTCTGTTAGAGGGGGAATATTTAAGCGAATTACTTGACCATTATTATTAGGAGTTAAGCCAATATCAGATAGAGTAATCGCTTTTTCAATTAACCCCATACTCCCCTTATCGTAGGGCTGAATGGCAATAGTTGTTGAATCCGGGGTACTAATATTAGACAAAGATTTTAAGGGAGTTTCCGTCCCATAATAATCTACCATCACCCGATCAAGAATAGCCGCATTAGCCCGTCCGGTACGAATGGTATTAAATGATCGTTGAGTAGACTCAACAGATTTTTGCATATTATCTTCAATTTCAGCTAACATCACAGAAACCTCCCACAATAGTTCCAACAGATTCACCTTTAATTGCCCGAAGAATATTACCTCGAACCGAGAGATCAAAAACCATAATTGGTATGTTATTTTCCTTGCAAAGAGCGATCGCGGTTCCGTCCATCACTCGTAAATCATGAGTGAGAACATGATTGTAAGTTAAACTATGATAACGACGGGCATTAGGATTTAGTTGAGGGTCAGAATCATAAACCCCATCCACTTTAGTCGCTTTAAAAACAACTTCTGCTTCAATTTCTGCTGCCCTCAATGCTGCCGTTGTATCAGTGGTAAAAAAAGGATTACCTGAACCGGCCCCAAAAATCACGACTCGTCCCTTTTCTAAGTGACGCATAGCGCGACGACGAATGTAAGGTTCTGCTACTTCTTGCATAGCGATCGCAGTAAGTACCCTAGTAGGAACGTTATTTCGTTCTAGGGCATCCTGCAAAGTCATCGCATTCATTACCGTAGCTATCATCCCGACATAATCAGCCGTTGCCCGATCCATTCCCGCAGAAGCCGCTTTGACTCCGCGAAAAATGTTTCCTCCCCCGACGACGATCGCTAATTGAATGCCATGACTGATGACATCTGAAATTTCTTGAGCGATATCGGCCACGACTTTGGGGTCAATGCCATAGCCTAAGTTACCCATTAGGGCTTCGCCGCTCAGTTTAAGTAATACTCGCTGGTAAGTTGTCATCCCTGTGCTGCAATGTTGTAATTTAGCCTATCATTACTGCCTCAAGAATCAGCTATATTGGGATTTTTGTCAATTATTCTCAAAATTAGTAGGGGCGGGTTTTCAACTAAAATTGAAGGTTTTAAGCCATATATTCGATAAACCCGCCCGACATCATTCCCCTAAAATTGAAGGTTTTAAGCCATATATTCGATAAACCCGCCCGACATCATTCCCCTAAAATTGCCGGTTTTAAGCCATATATTCGATAAACCCGCCCCTACGGGAATTGTAATAACGGTTATTTAAGATTAGGTGCTTTCAATGCTACATAATCTGTTGGGACAATTTCAGCTTGTTTAACTAAACTTGGAACGGATTCTCTTAACAAGGCTGTTAACTGATTGGTCGTTGCATCATAAATTTGGGTGACAATCTTCGGATATAGCCCAATTCCAATAATAGGAATCAACAAACAGCCAATAATAAAGATTTCTCTCGGTTCAGCATCAATAAGCTTAGTATGAGATACCAATTCTTCATTTTCTGGCCCGTATAACATCTCCCGCAACATGGAGAGTAAATAAATCGGGGTTAAAATAACACCGATGGCAGCTAAAAAGACAACAATTACACGGAAAGTCGTGCTATAGGCATCACTGGTGGCAAAGCCCACAAAAACCATTAATTCTGCCACAAAACCGCTCATTCCAGGCAACGCTAAAGAAGCAAAAGAACAAGTTGTCCACATAGCGAAGATCTTCTTCATCTTTTGTCCGACACCCCCCATTTCATCCAACATCAGGGTATGGGTTCTATCGTAGGTACAACCTACCATAAAGAACAAACTCGCCCCAATTAAACCATGAGAGATCATTTGTAACATGGCCCCACTGACTCCTAAAGGGGTAAACGAGGCCATACCGATCAAAACAAACCCCATGTGAGAAATAGACGAATAGGCAATCTTTCGCTTGAGGTTTCGTTGAGCAAAAGAGGTTAAAGCGGCGTAAACAATGTTCACCACCCCTAAAATGACTAAAACTGGGGCAAAATAGGCGTGAGCATCGGGTAACATCCCCGCATTCATCCGTAAGAGGGCATAACCACCCATTTTTAAGAGGATACCCGCCAGTAACATATGGGCCGGGGCCGTCGCTTCACCGTGAGCATCCGGCAACCAAGTATGAAGGGGAAAAATGGGGAGTTTTACCCCATAAGCAATGAGAAAACCAGCATAGAGGAATAATTGTAATTTCAGGGGGATATCTTTAGCCGCGATCGCACTCATATCAAAAGTGATGGTATCGCCAAAAAAGGCCATAGTTAAGGCCGCCAGTAGGATAAATAAAGAACCTCCTGCCGTGTACAAAATAAACTTGGTTGCGGCATAAAGACGGCGTTTTCCGCCCCAAATCGACAAAATCAGATAAACAGGGACTAACTCTAATTCCCAGACTAGGAAAAAGAGCAACATATCTTGTACCGCAAATACGGCAATTTGTCCCCCATACATCAACAACATCAAAAAATAAAAGAGTTTAGGTTTAAACGTTACTGGCCAAGCTGCCATGGTGGCTAAGCTAGTAATAAACCCTGTCAGTAAAATTAGGGGCATTGATAAACCATCAGCCCCCACTGACCATTTTAAGTCAATTTGAGGAACCCAAGCATAGCTTTCTACTAATTGTAGGTTAGGGTTGCTTAAGTCATATCCTGTATAGAAAGCGTAAACAATGATAGCAAAATCAATCAATCCTATCGTCAGCGCGTACCATTTGACTGTTTTTCCGTCTTTATCGGGAATAAAGGGAATAAACAGTGCGGCAACGATGGGAAAGACAATAGTTGTAGTTAACCAGGGAAAATTAGCAAGGTTCATTAGTATATCTAACTCGATCATCAATAAGTTTAGGATTAGCAACCCTTAGCCGTTATCGCTTCGCTCAAAGTCGCCAAGTCAATCTTTAGACTTCGCACTCTATCACAAACAATCTAGCAACAATTTCTTAGAGAGACTATTTGGACAATGTTAAATTTATGGTTATTGTGACAATTCATAAACTGTCACATATGCTAG includes:
- a CDS encoding NAD(P)H-quinone oxidoreductase subunit 4; the protein is MNLANFPWLTTTIVFPIVAALFIPFIPDKDGKTVKWYALTIGLIDFAIIVYAFYTGYDLSNPNLQLVESYAWVPQIDLKWSVGADGLSMPLILLTGFITSLATMAAWPVTFKPKLFYFLMLLMYGGQIAVFAVQDMLLFFLVWELELVPVYLILSIWGGKRRLYAATKFILYTAGGSLFILLAALTMAFFGDTITFDMSAIAAKDIPLKLQLFLYAGFLIAYGVKLPIFPLHTWLPDAHGEATAPAHMLLAGILLKMGGYALLRMNAGMLPDAHAYFAPVLVILGVVNIVYAALTSFAQRNLKRKIAYSSISHMGFVLIGMASFTPLGVSGAMLQMISHGLIGASLFFMVGCTYDRTHTLMLDEMGGVGQKMKKIFAMWTTCSFASLALPGMSGFVAELMVFVGFATSDAYSTTFRVIVVFLAAIGVILTPIYLLSMLREMLYGPENEELVSHTKLIDAEPREIFIIGCLLIPIIGIGLYPKIVTQIYDATTNQLTALLRESVPSLVKQAEIVPTDYVALKAPNLK
- the frr gene encoding ribosome recycling factor, with protein sequence MLAEIEDNMQKSVESTQRSFNTIRTGRANAAILDRVMVDYYGTETPLKSLSNISTPDSTTIAIQPYDKGSMGLIEKAITLSDIGLTPNNNGQVIRLNIPPLTEERRKQLVKLASKLAEEGKVAIRNIRRDAIDDVRKQEKNSDISEDESRDLQDGIQKITDKFTAKVDELLALKEKDIMTV
- the pyrH gene encoding UMP kinase is translated as MTTYQRVLLKLSGEALMGNLGYGIDPKVVADIAQEISDVISHGIQLAIVVGGGNIFRGVKAASAGMDRATADYVGMIATVMNAMTLQDALERNNVPTRVLTAIAMQEVAEPYIRRRAMRHLEKGRVVIFGAGSGNPFFTTDTTAALRAAEIEAEVVFKATKVDGVYDSDPQLNPNARRYHSLTYNHVLTHDLRVMDGTAIALCKENNIPIMVFDLSVRGNILRAIKGESVGTIVGGFCDVS